In Candidatus Bathyarchaeum sp., the DNA window CCATAAACAGAAAAACAACAAATGGAGCCCCGGGCGGGATTTGAACCCGCGGCATACAGCTTACGAGGCTGCCGCTCTACCGGTCTGAGCCACCGAGGCATACTGTGAATTGAGCATAAAACCCATTTTTAAGACATTCGGGAATCAAAGGGAACATAGAAAAGAAATCGTTATAAAAAAATGCAACTTGTTTACTGAAAAACCAGCAATTACAACCCAAAAAGGGGGCGTCCCATTTTGGGACGTTTATTTCTTCTTTAGAATCAAGAAGTAAAGCAAAGCTACTGCAACAACTGCAATTGCAGCGATTGCTACAATCAGGGTTATGTCCAGATCTTCAGGGTGGTCACCGTTGATTGGGGTTTGGGTGTCGCCATCAGATACCGTGAAGTATACTGTTTGTGAGCTTTCTTTGTTTTCGGTGTTTTTGGCAATAACTGTTAGTTCGTGTGAACCTTCATACAAGTTAGACAAGGTTGTTTGTCCACTGTAAGTTATTGACTGTTCGCCATCTAGGCTGTAACCCACAACTGAGGTTGCATCATTTACATCTATATTTAAAGTAACAGAGTTTTCTGCATAGGTTTTATTTTCAGGAGAAATAACAGAAACAATAAGAGCCCCTTCAACCATTCTCGGGTATTTGTCTTGAATATTTGCATAAATTGTGTAAGGCGTATCTCCGATGCCGTCACTGCTACTTTCATTTTGGTAGACACCTGATTTTACATCAGTTCCAGCATAATCACTCCAAAAGTTTCCCCCTGCAGGGTAAGTAACAGACCACGAGTTAGAAGAGTAAGAAAGGCTGCTGTTTGTTAAAGCTGGATCGTAAACTTGATAGCCACCATTTTGGCCGTTATTTATGAAATGGTTGCCCGTAATCGAATTCAATGATGAAGCACTAAGACCAAGACCATAATCTTCATTGTCTTGTATGGTGTTTCCGGACACGATGTTTTGGGTGGAGTCAAAAAAGAACATGCCCCCAATGTTATCAACAATTTCATTTGCAGATATGGTGTTAAAGGATGCAGTCTTGAGGTGTATACCTCGGTTATTTTCTGTTAAAGTATTATAACTAATAGAGTTAGAGGAAGAAGAAAACAGCGAAATACCATATGAAGTTCCAGTTAGGGTAGAATGGGTTACTGACGAACCAGTAGTATCTGCTAATATTATTCCTTGTTCGTTGTCTGAAACCTCAAGATTTTTGACAGTAATGTTTGAACAACTCACAAGAGCAAGAAAACCAACATCATCGGTTTCGCCATCTATAACAAGGTTTGATTCATCTACCAGATAGTAGATTTTTTTGTTGTCACCAATTACATTTGATTTATCAATATCTTGGACATAATGTGAAAGCTCTGTGCCATAGAAGGATAGATCTCTAAAGTTATCAAAAACGTTATTTTGGAACAGGTTTTCAGGAGCTAGCCACAGTTCAAGTCCGATGTTATTATCGTGTATGGTGTTTCCAGTAAGAGTGTTTTGTGTAGAATTATATATACGTAAACCAGCACCATTTCCAGATATGGTGTTGTCAACTAGAGTATGAAAAGATGACCCACTGATGTATACGCCATAATTGAAACCTCCAAGCAGGTTCAGATTTTGAATGGTTACAGCATTAGAAACAAGCTCTATTCCAACTTCCCCTTGGCCTTCAAGGGAAAAACCGGCGCCATCAATTATTATGTTGCTGCACTGCACCACAAAACTGTAAACCGTCATGTCGTCAGTAAAGGTGTACACGTTGCCCTCCCGTTCAATAGGAACCGTAGAATTGGCTGAAGAGTAGATGCTGCCATCGCTTTGAATGTAAACAGTTTCAGTTGTACTGGTTTGAGCCATAACTTGCGTGCTAATTAAACACAAGGAACTAACACACAAAAGAGCCAAGAGAATGACTTTAGTTAATTTCATTGAATTATTGTAACCATTCGCGGGTTTATGCAGTTTAGGGACAGAATTAATCATAAAAATCATCTTTTTTAACTATTTAGTAGTCAAGTCGCCTTGGAGAATATAAAAGGTTTTTTCAAAATTACACCAAGTTCATTTAACCAGAAAACTAACAGGTATTCTTAAGACAGCCAACAACAAACAATACTTCAGAGGCTCCAAATTGAGTTCAGCAAAAGAGCTGGGCGAACGAAAAATCATCAAACTAATTCAAGAAAACCTAGACCAAATGCCCAACATGCCGTTGCCCTTTGGAGATGACGCATCCGCAGTTGATCTAGGAAACAACAAACTAGCAGTCATAAACATGGACATGCTAGTCAAAAAAACAGACGTCCCTCAAGGAATGAGCATGTGGCAAGCCGCCAGAAAAGCAGCAATAATGAACATTAGTGATTTGGCAGCCAAAGGAGCAAAACCTGTTGCTTTGCTTGCTTCGGTTGGTGTGCCTTCTGATTTGTCTAAAACAGACATACAACAAATAGCCAAAGGGCTAAATGCTGGAGCCCGAGAATACGGCGCCTATGTTGTGGGAGGCGACACTAACCAAGCTTCAGACCTCATAATCAGTTGCATGGCATATGGAGAATGTAACAAACAAAAGCTATTGAAAAGAAATGGAGCAAAAGTTGGAGATTACGTTGCAGTAACTGGATATTTTGGAAAAACAGCTGCAGGATTACAAATCTTGATGGAACAACTATCAGTTCCAAAAAAAGTTCAAGAACCACTCATCAACGCAGTTTTGATGCCTTGTGCCAGAGTAAAAGAGGGGATTGCACTGGCAAAATCGGAGGGAGTAACTGCTTCTATTGACTCCAGTGACGGTTTGGCGTGGAGTCTTCATGAACTTTCACGAGCAAGTAACGTTGGATTTTCCATCAACAATTTGCCAGTAGCTCCTGAAGCAGAAAAATTTGCAAAGATTCAAGGTCTGGATTCTGTGAATTTGGCACTATACGGGGGAGAAGAATACGAACTGGTGGTAACAGTTAACCCAAACCGTTGGCTTGAAGTCCAAAAAGCAGTAGAATCAGTGGATGGAGTTCTCATCAAAATTGGAGTCACAACTAAAGAAAAGCAATGCCAACTAAAAATCGGAACCAAAACTGTGGAAATTCAGCCCCGAGGATGGGAACATTTTATAACATAAAAAAGGAAAAGAAAACAAAACCAAGGGGACAACTCAAGTGATAAAATCGTGTGATTCAGGTAGTATGCCTTTCATGGGGGATTCTGCAAAATTTTTGAAAGGCGCAAAAGGTTATGGACAAAGTACTTCAGATGAATCCACAGATTTTTTTGAGAAAAACCTTGTTGACAGCTTTGTAGATAAGCTCCAAGCAGGGATTGATGTTCCTAATTATCCTCAATTCAGGGACATGAACCAGATGTTTATGTCAATGATGGATGGAATAGAAAAAATTGATTCAGGATATTTAGAAACAAAAATTGTCTCTTTACGGGCAGATAACAACAAAATAGCTGAAGTATTAGCAATCAAACAAAACTCCCAGTCTATTCAAGAAAAAACAGGAAAACCCTTTGAACTCCGAGTCTGCATAACGGGACCTTATACGCTTGCCTCGTTTTTTCCGTACAAAGACGAAAAAACTTTCAGCAGGCTAGGAAACGTTATCGCACAAATTATTGATTGTAACCTTTTCAATAACAAACATGGGAAAACGAGCCTAGTTTCTGTGGATGAACCATCCTTTGGCTTATTAGATGACCCTGTAATCGATTTTGGCTCCCTAGGACGAGAAAACCTCCAAAAAGCATGGGAAAAAATTTTTCAGACAGTCAAATCAAAAAACGCCCAAGGCATGATTCACTTGCACAGCACAGCAAACCCCATGTTTTGGGACATACGTAGCTTGGACATTATCGACTCCCATGTTGATGACCCAATCCATCAGATGCAAAAAACTGCAAAGCTATTGGAGTCCAAAGACAAGTTCCTGAAAGCCAGTATGACAGTTAACGATTTTGACAAGTTGATTAGACAAAAAATTGTCGCAGAAACCAAAGAAAAAATTGCAGAAACTGACATTAGCGAAAAAATTGCAGATGCATGGACGGCCATCAAAAAAGGCAAGATGGACCCAGACGTTTTTTTGGAAACTGCAGAAGCAATGAAGAAACGAGTGACAGATGTTGTTGAACGCTTTGGTGAAGAAAGAATCATGTACGCTGGACCAGAATGTGGACTCAAAGGTTACCCAACATACAAGAACGCCTTGGAGTGCTTAAAACGAATTTCTACCGCAGTTAATAGCCTAAAAAAATAGTGCAATAAGGTTATCATATCAAAGACTGCAACATTGAAACAAGGCTACTTGATATCTGGTAAGTTATTCCCCAAACAACGCTGTTTCC includes these proteins:
- a CDS encoding right-handed parallel beta-helix repeat-containing protein, whose translation is MINSVPKLHKPANGYNNSMKLTKVILLALLCVSSLCLISTQVMAQTSTTETVYIQSDGSIYSSANSTVPIEREGNVYTFTDDMTVYSFVVQCSNIIIDGAGFSLEGQGEVGIELVSNAVTIQNLNLLGGFNYGVYISGSSFHTLVDNTISGNGAGLRIYNSTQNTLTGNTIHDNNIGLELWLAPENLFQNNVFDNFRDLSFYGTELSHYVQDIDKSNVIGDNKKIYYLVDESNLVIDGETDDVGFLALVSCSNITVKNLEVSDNEQGIILADTTGSSVTHSTLTGTSYGISLFSSSSNSISYNTLTENNRGIHLKTASFNTISANEIVDNIGGMFFFDSTQNIVSGNTIQDNEDYGLGLSASSLNSITGNHFINNGQNGGYQVYDPALTNSSLSYSSNSWSVTYPAGGNFWSDYAGTDVKSGVYQNESSSDGIGDTPYTIYANIQDKYPRMVEGALIVSVISPENKTYAENSVTLNIDVNDATSVVGYSLDGEQSITYSGQTTLSNLYEGSHELTVIAKNTENKESSQTVYFTVSDGDTQTPINGDHPEDLDITLIVAIAAIAVVAVALLYFLILKKK
- the thiL gene encoding thiamine-phosphate kinase — translated: MSSAKELGERKIIKLIQENLDQMPNMPLPFGDDASAVDLGNNKLAVINMDMLVKKTDVPQGMSMWQAARKAAIMNISDLAAKGAKPVALLASVGVPSDLSKTDIQQIAKGLNAGAREYGAYVVGGDTNQASDLIISCMAYGECNKQKLLKRNGAKVGDYVAVTGYFGKTAAGLQILMEQLSVPKKVQEPLINAVLMPCARVKEGIALAKSEGVTASIDSSDGLAWSLHELSRASNVGFSINNLPVAPEAEKFAKIQGLDSVNLALYGGEEYELVVTVNPNRWLEVQKAVESVDGVLIKIGVTTKEKQCQLKIGTKTVEIQPRGWEHFIT